The DNA segment tcgaaaagccgccggcgtactaggctgccgaaaaagaagaaaaaaaaaacggtcttgttgacagcccactcctccgagcgtgtggcccgtagccgacgatggggaccggcggttcgtgaaaatgtttgcagcattacgaacacaatagcgcgttctctgccttctcctaaaaaccggtcaccggaagagcgtacccaagccatcttaacaaaactgattgtactggctgcgacgcgagctagcatcagcggaactgagagagacgggaaagacgtccccaatccatcgcagctgaagccaattaccggaaatgaatgctggcaggaAACCTACACATATGCCTTCGCTTTTCCCCgcgcaaagcgcaagaaaaagaaaaggaaaaaaagatgtacgcgtacagcctcacagtccggcactccaagtatccccctttccctgtctctcatctaacagtgcacctcgacacatccacacgccaaaggtgctcccccccccctttttactcttcaactcattcccaccggtcaatccctcgcactcctctgttctttgaccgaagagcactgccgccgcctgcctcaccctttcatacccaccaaacaagaaaagaagccctgttcatccctccctcgaccgctcaagaaggaaccgtatgtattccgaaaagtagggaaaaatgttcactcaaagttccaaagataagagggcgtcggcggcgcttcgaaaagagtgtttttttgttttcttcggggcttgcgttttctacaggcaaatggtgtcgccagcggggtggccgcgcattttttttttaactttgttgacagaggacggacgagctgtattggagcggcgagaagaaaggcgacctcgtacgcggctcgttcgtcaaagcgacagcaaacccgggaggccgtacagctcgagcacatggcgatattcgtttaagcacatacactgtggttcctgcatttatgagcaagccttggcgcaactagtgtgtgcgtcgacagccatgccgcagtaccgcgcgcacgcagggaccccaagcaagcacgaatgctatgcgaaaatccatacgtaatgagtaattgttttcaaggacgcgtgacaagaaaaaagggctttggaaagtgcgagagttatattggggtaccacgttttctttttctctttttttcagacaactctcgccctctctctttttaccacttcttttttgtatgttgtacatcggacggaagctacgaagtttgatgtgcccccatgcacacgttcagttcgcttgctagaacttgcttctgtgtctgctgcgcgaatctgcgtcgaatgagctaccacatcacatgcatttcgctgaagcgccagtcgaacacgatcctcacctacttcccgaaaaagagtccgtgttcagattcaagagatgcagcgacagcaccggaatgcccgattgcggccaaaatggaagcgatgactcagcacttatcgccttcagatgcgtcaatcgatcagtcacttatcactgaggatacttcagtcgccgaacctgtgcacccgaatgacatggcaaaacggTAAGCCTGGCTACAGTGCAGCTGCATTGAGCTGCACGAATATACTGTTTATAATGCCACAAAGCTTATAGtaaatatttacgatgcactttcagatttgtagtttggcgaggcttgaaggaagtataatataggatgttctgctcacattgtgcacaacattctcagttgcagagttctttaattgctaaagttgccaatggggcttgtttgtatgacatttcctgattactgtggtaatcgggcacaagacacaataaatgggacaaaagaaaggcacacggcgccgggtgtcctcgtgtgcctttcttgcgtcccatttgtttgcgctcacatggtaataatttttttaacagcaatgcgcgaccgccagcaggccggcacgtcagcacccttatcactacctggagctgaaaaactagcaaaaataagtatttgccaggcatctttgttggaactatattacgcgttggtttattcaatttgccattattttcttcgtgcgctgcttcactgaacagtttcttggccctctcaagtttttcaagatcttgctgtaaaacgctgaaagatcatcatcatcatcccatttgatattattattattattattattattattattattattcctattattattattattattattattattattttattattttattattattattattattattattagcagtagtagtagtatttgtTATTACTATTTCGTATCccatattttctttgtcgttgcaatcctccagcctaaacaacgaaatggcgtattatgcaatgtgcctgcacccccccccccattcccacATTCCTAtaggcttctcagaatttcaccccccgagagagagagatgagatcATTTAAttgagctggagatgtttgcgCTGTCGTGACATGCTatcaggtgctgggtgacgagtATGAtaatacagtgataaccacatgaAAACAACAGTCAACAATTTACAAAGCTGGTTAAGCTCGTGGCGAAAGAAATTCACAGCgcttcgtggcacgtagcgcacaggtgctgctttcaTGGGCCCAGAAGTGTTCGCacactctaagcacgatcccgtgaagatgcaaggctgccttcagagactgtctcttgatgcgtatcgcttgcaccAAATAACATGATGAATTCCTGGGTTCGCTACtggacgacacattgcagactaccgatcgcagcgctgcaagcggattgaccctgtctgggcttcactttttgtacattggtgctgcggccgttccgagcactcccctgttctagtacactctagtataaCGAACTGTTTTGCTGATGATGTTAGCGCACATTTTGCGTATACGCAGGCACTTGATGAACGCGGAGcaggttttgttttgtttcgttaatttctttttcattctttttccaGTGCGATTCACAAGTGTCCGTGTACTAGTGCAGGCGCAGCGCCCTGAGTCCACTGCAATGCCGAGCTGGAATGGCCTGCTAAGGACCGACCTGTAGCCAGCGGCATGGAGGGCGCGTCCTTCGCCAACGGCACGTGGCCATCGCCCGAGGATCCGTGCGGTGACGCAGATCAGAACGCCAACCTGAGTGCGCTGTGCTCGCTGCTGCGCAACCTGTCCCTCGAGGCGCGGCCGATCCTACGGCAACCGCGCGACCTGCTCGTCATCCTGCTCTACGGCCTCGTCGTGCTCGTGTCGGTGTTTGGCAACACACTCGTGTGTCACGTGGTGTTCTGCTCACGTAAGATGCGCACAAAAACAAACGTACTCATCGCCAACCTCGCCGTGTCCGACCTGCTCATGACCACGCTGACAATTCCGCTGAGCGCGTCGCGGTTCTTGCTCGACAACTGGCCATTCGGCGAAGCGCTGTGTTACCTCGCACCATTTTTGCAGGTGACGTTCGTGTACGTATCGACGCTTAGTATGGCGTGGATCGCCTGCGACCGCTACAGCGTCATCGTCTACCCGCTGCGTCTGAGGCGCCTCTGCCCGAGCCACCGGGCCATCGCGGGCATCTGGACGCTGGCCGGCGTCCTGTCGTTGCCGCACGCCGTCTTCAACCGCGTCGTGTCACTGTTCACTTACCGACCGCTGGTGCGCTGCCAGGTGCAGTATCCGCCACCACCAGCAGAGTTCCGCAAGTGGCTCACTCTGGCCACCTTCCTCACGCAGTACGCTTTGCCACTGACACTCACCGCACTCATGTACAGCCGCGTCAGCTACGCGCTGTGGTCGCGTCAAGCGCTCGGCGCGCTCACGCGCGAACAGCAGGCCTGGCACACA comes from the Rhipicephalus sanguineus isolate Rsan-2018 chromosome 6, BIME_Rsan_1.4, whole genome shotgun sequence genome and includes:
- the LOC119395547 gene encoding LOW QUALITY PROTEIN: G-protein coupled receptor 83-like (The sequence of the model RefSeq protein was modified relative to this genomic sequence to represent the inferred CDS: deleted 3 bases in 2 codons; substituted 1 base at 1 genomic stop codon), with the translated sequence MEGASFANGTWPSPEDPCGDADQNANLSALCSLLRNLSLEARPILRQPRDLLVILLYGLVVLVSVFGNTLVCHVVFCSRKMRTKTNVLIANLAVSDLLMTTLTIPLSASRFLLDNWPFGEALCYLAPFLQVTFVYVSTLSMAWIACDRYSVIVYPLRLRRLCPSHRAIAGIWTLAGVLSLPHAVFNRVVSLFTYRPLVRCQVQYPPPPAEFRKWLTLATFLTQYALPLTLTALMYSRVSYALWSRQALGALTREQQAWHTRSKRKSLKMLVLVVSCFAVCWLPLNVYHLVAHFRADDGPDRHNSSLFIFFHWLAMSSVCYNPFIYCWLNDKFRQGALACFACLLHCTSPTTTXSLMKPASSRCHSAKRSSTLRSTSMGSTDKTTSV